In Silene latifolia isolate original U9 population chromosome 3, ASM4854445v1, whole genome shotgun sequence, a single window of DNA contains:
- the LOC141647016 gene encoding uncharacterized protein LOC141647016, whose translation MFRILLRSVGKNTKSSVKGHSSRLSELRGNGPWVTKESFVPPCRHYHSQFSSYPKNKELCYIFKNVSSLHATNSLKHYAQLSWKRISHKRLYSVATLPNVGRLAKAFSLSSLRYHLLIYGGFGLLFGGLTMGQTASAEAENLSSINPVYRCSEDSQAFLTSLFSAIIEFLALILRALYLSVLFAPCISMAPFADSFGPEFRKFWLQVLHRTLEEAGPAFIKWGQWAATRPDLFPGDLCSKLSELQSKAPEHSFEHTKTTIEKAFGRKISDIFESFDATPVASGSIAQVYRASLKLRSKGQKVKPVEVAVKVRHPGVGEYIRRDFVIINTVAKISNFIPALRWLRLDESVKQFSVFMMSQVDLAREAAHLNRFIYNFRRWKDVSFPRPVYPLVHPAVLVESFEQGESVAHYVEELEGGCHIKAALADIGTHALLKMMLVDNFIHADMHPGNILVRVARKKSPRRRLMKSKPHVVFLDVGMTAELSKSDQGNLLEFFRAIAKRDGRTAAECTLRLSKQQNCPNPEAFIEEVKESFDFWGTPEGDLVHPADCMHQLLEKVRRHRVNVDGNVCTVIVTTLVLEGWQRKLDPGYDMMNTLQSLLFKADLAKSLAYTIEGIMAP comes from the exons ATGTTTAG GATACTTCTCAGAAGTGTTGGGAAAAATACCAAGTCTTCTGTAAAAGGCCATTCAAGTAGACTTTCTGAATTGAGAGGGAATGGACCTTGGGTCACGAAGGAGTCATTTGTGCCACCGTGTAGACATTACCATAGTCAGTTCTCTTCATACCCAAAGAACAAAGAATTGTGTTATATTTTCAAGAACGTTTCTTCCTTGCATGCAACTAACAGTCTGAAACATTATGCTCAACTGTCATGGAAGAGAATTTCACACAAGAGGCTTTACAGTGTTGCTACGCTTCCCAATGTTGGCAGGCTTGCAAAAGCTTTCAGCCTGTCTTCTCTGCGATATCATTTGCTAATCTACGGTGGTTTTGGTCTACTGTTTGGAGGGCTAACAATGGGCCAGACAGCAAGTGCAGAGGCCGAGAACTTATCCTCCATTAATCCTGTATATAGGTGCTCTGAAGATAGTCAGGCCTTCTTGACCAGCTTATTTTCAGCTATTATTGAATTCCTTGCTTTGATTCTGAGGGCTTTGTATCTGTCAGTATTGTTTGCTCCCTGCATATCAATGGCTCCATTTGCGGATAGCTTTGGTCCTGAATTTAGAAAATTTTGGCTACAGGTTCTCCATCGAACTCTTGAAGAAGCAGGTCCAGCATTTATAAAATGGGGTCAATGGGCTGCCACACGACCTGATCTTTTTCCTGGTGATTTATGTTCAAAGCTATCAGAGCTACAAAGTAAGGCTCCTGAACATAGTTTTGAACACACCAAAACAACTATTGAGAAGGCTTTTGGTCGTAAAATCTCAGATATTTTTGAAAGCTTTGATGCCACACCAGTGGCTTCTGGCAGTATCGCTCAAGTCTACCGGGCATCATTGAAATTAAGGAGCAAGGGTCAGAAGGTGAAGCCCGTTGAAGTAGCAGTGAAGGTTAGACACCCTGGTGTGGGTGAATATATCAGGAGAGACTTTGTCATTATTAACACAGTAGctaaaatatcaaatttcataCCAGCTTTGCGGTGGCTGAGGCTAGACGAAAGTGTGAAGCAATTTTCAGTTTTTATGATGTCACAAGTTGACCTTGCAAGGGAAGCTGCTCATTTAAACCGATTTATCTACAACTTTCGTAGATGGAAGGATGTATCTTTTCCGAGGCCTGTGTATCCATTAGTTCATCCTGCCGTGCTTGTGGAATCCTTCGAGCAAGGTGAGAGCGTGGCACACTATGTTGAGGAACTTGAAGGGGGTTGCCATATCAAAGCAGCACTTGCTGACATCGGCACTCATGCTCTTCTGAAGATGATGCTG GTGGACAACTTTATCCATGCAGATATGCATCCTGGCAATATACTTGTTAGGGTAGCACGGAAGAAGTCTCCACGGAGGCGGTTAATGAAATCAAAGCCTCATGTCGTATTCCTTGATGTAGGCATGACTGCTGAATTATCTAAAAGTGATCAAGGGAATTTATTGGAGTTTTTCAGGGCTATTGCAAAACGTGATGGGCGAACAGCTGCAGAGTGCACCCTTCGATTGTCAAAGCAGCAAAATTGTCCTAATCCAGAGGCCTTTATTGAG GAGGTAAAGGAGTCTTTTGATTTTTGGGGAACTCCGGAAGGTGATCTAGTCCACCCAGCCGACTGCATGCATCAGTTGCTTGAAAAGGTCAGGCGTCATAGAGTTAACGTTGATGGGAATGTCTGCACTGTGATTGTGACAACCTTAGTTCTCGAG GGTTGGCAGCGGAAGCTTGATCCAGGGTATGACATGATGAATACACTGCAGTCATTGTTATTCAAAGCCGACTTGGCAAAATCTCTTGCATATACGATTGAAGGAATCATGGCTCCTTGA